In a genomic window of Clavelina lepadiformis chromosome 7, kaClaLepa1.1, whole genome shotgun sequence:
- the LOC143466107 gene encoding uncharacterized protein LOC143466107, whose amino-acid sequence MVVEVGGNKGQGEKPAPFEDVPLPGVTMNNEKPPSYKQDAPPDYRQVADTMQRPISTITNQENGNACGRKKRCCKGKKARFCGFFVSLLLFALLGTCIYLAVNNHHYKKKYKELRMTCEKDHVFERPEFIPEDMDEIYGERLYDFVDEIKECFTDNPRDDVMRCLKRQIRKLLTEMEERDDGFP is encoded by the exons ATGGTTGTTGAAGTAGGGGGTAACAAAGGGCAGGGTGAAAAACCAGCCCCGTTTGAAGATGTCCCACTTCCAGGCGTGACGATGAACAACGAAAAACCTCCAAGCTACAAACAAGATGCACCACCAGATTATAGGCAGGTTGCTGATACGATGCAACGACCTATCAGCACCATAACCAACCAGGAGAATGGAAATGCATGC GGGAGAAAAAAACGTTGCTGTAAAGGCAAGAAAGCAAGGTTCTGTGGATTCTTCGTCTCGCTGCTCTTATTTGCTTTACTGGGAACTTGCATTTACCTGGCTGTGAACAACCATCACTACAAGAAAAAGTACAAAGAACTGCGAATGACATGCGAGAAAGATCATGTG TTTGAGAGACCAGAATTCATACCTGAGGACATG GACGAAATTTATGGAGAAAGGTTATATGACTTTGTGGATGAGATCAAAGAGTGTTTCACAGACAATCCCAGAGATGATGTTATGAGGTGCTTGAAAAGGCAAATAAGAAAACTTCTGACAGAGATGGAAGAACGTGATGATGGATTTCCTTAA
- the LOC143466132 gene encoding uncharacterized protein LOC143466132 yields MVAVKAANSEDGKNADNIEKEESNKPTQLVSKQQQLRFKSKERLGLFMNVAGVMLLLVLLGCVAFFVVSWVKHPSHKEDNDQEYPVQEPGRHAAASDVKTTRQPQTLMKRLNQSHLESWKTGVKETAKNIVKKRKPHHTLPYLGLKKNKPYFVINAEFTVRKGKPGKIISFPSPEKREEKLTNKTSSPPGGHRKIVENDRKNLLDKIQKSLAIPKRNKRGKKTNPHRKNPGKRHQHHRRHNRKHLQGQKRDDKQMIARHPNDVSSYFDAMKGTFRQNTGINHRKASIEANIIGI; encoded by the exons ATGGTTGCCGTAAAAGCAGCAAATTCTGAAGATGGCAAGAATGCAGACAAcattgaaaaagaagaaagtaATAAACCAACGCAATTAGTTTCAAAG CAACAGCAGTTACGCTTCAAATCGAAGGAACGTCTCGGTCTTTTTATGAATGTTGCTGGCGTGATGCTGTTGCTGGTGCTCTTGGGCTGCGTTGCCTTCTTCGTGGTTTCCTGGGTCAAGCATCCATCTCACAAGGAAGACAACGATCAAGAATATCCGGTACAAGAGCCAGGGCGGCATGCTGCGGCGAGTGATGTAAAGACAACGAGGCAACCGCAGACTCTGATGAAGCGGTTGAATCAATCGCATTTGGAATCCTGGAAGACTGGCGTAAAAGAAACAGCTAAAAATATCGTCAAGAAACGAAAGCCGCACCACACACTCCCCTATTTGGGgcttaaaaaaaataaaccttACTTCGTCATAAACGCCGAATTCACAGTGAGAAAAGGTAAACCAGGGAAAATTATCAGCTTTCCTTCTCCCGAAAAAAGAGAAGAGAAAttgacaaacaaaacaagcTCGCCACCCGGCGGTCATCGAAAAATAGTCGAGAATGATCGCAAAAATTTGCTGGATAAAATCCAGAAGTCTCTTGCAATTCCGAAAAGAAATAAGCGTGGGAAGAAAACGAATCCTCACCGCAAAAATCCGGGAAAACGTCATCAGCACCACCGACGTCACAACCGCAAACACTTGCAGGGACAAAAGCGAGACGATAAACAAATGATCGCTCGTCACCCAAACGATGTTTCTAGTTACTTTGACGCAATGAAAGGGACATTCCGGCAAAATACAGGGATCAATCATCGGAAAGCTTCAATTGAGGCAAACATCATCGGGATATAA
- the LOC143466034 gene encoding uncharacterized protein LOC143466034, with protein MVSEKGQNSAKKETFQREFVPLPGFSPTDEKDAFPVSIEEESVKVVMPDDQKRKSKKYSFSAFSADAILTRERAGQALLEPRRHRLYCEALLFTLIMILAGSCLFFGLAFGKYKRLYNEIRMDCLPAQQMFEEDFLPENTKPIPISTMMPFEEYGASWQEYEENMENESNNLPETEVLDEEEMAETEEEENKVNDFPNSTSVSINTTPENYGGGWQEYEDDEDDNPPETEILEQEEDEEKEEEEEEEEEEEEEDSLSDTTFVPTTTTTPPENYEPWEEGGVAMYTGPEEEGNYEPDGEDNYSEANEEMEIETVHWDSEMINEAWGTLAEYTEECVQSTGMDHVINSSCMRDQILLLKEMVGNLIIQESLNEF; from the exons ATGGTGTCAGAAAAAGGACAGAACTCTGCCAAAAAGGAAACTTTCCAGCGAGAATTCGTTCCACTACCTGGATTTTCACCAACAGACGAGAAAGACGCTTTTCCTGTGAGCATAGAAGAAGAATCTGTGAAAGTCGTGATGCCGGATGATCAAAAGAGGAAGAGCAAGAAATACagtttttctgctttttcgGCGGATGCCATATTGACG AGAGAAAGAGCGGGTCAAGCATTATTGGAACCGAGGCGCCACCGTCTTTACTGCGAGGCTTTGCTTTTCACGCTCATTATGATCTTGGCTGGAAGTTGTCTTTTCTTTGGCTTGGCCTTCGGAAAATATAAGAGACTCTACAACGAAATACGGATGGATTGTTTGCCGGCACAACAG ATGTTTGAAGAAGATTTTCTTCCAGAAAACACCAAACCTATCCCTATTAGTACTATGATGCCTTTTGAGGAATAT gGAGCTTCTTGGCAAGAATATGAAGAAAATATGGAAAATGAAAGCAATAACCTACCAGAAACGGAG GTTCTTGACGAAGAAGAAATGGCGGAaacagaagaagaagaaaacaaaGTAAATGATTTTCCAAACAGCACTTCCGTCTCTATCAACACCACACCTGAAAATTAT GGAGGCGGTTGGCAAGAATATGAAGACGATGAAGACGACAACCCACCAGAAACGGAG attcTTGAACAAGAAGAAGacgaagaaaaagaagaagaagaagaagaagaagaagaagaagaagaagaagataGTCTTTCAGACACCACTTTCGTCCCTACCACCACCACCACACCTCCTGAAAATTAT GAACCCTGGGAGGAAGGCGGTGTCGCTATGTATACGGGCCCAGAAGAAGAAGGCAAT tatGAACCAGATGGCGAAGATAACTACAGCGAGGCAAATGAAGAAATGGAAATTGAAACC gTTCACTGGGACAGTGAAATGATCAACGAAGCTTGGGGCACCCTTGCTGAGTATACTGAAGAGTGTGTTCAGTCAACCGGAATGGACCACGTGATCAATTCCAGCTGCATGCGAGACCAGATACTTCTACTTAAGGAGATGGTCGGAAATTTAATAATACAAGAATCTTTAAACGAGTTCTGA
- the LOC143464484 gene encoding uncharacterized protein LOC143464484, protein MVVEVAITNKEPRAELPLPMTNSYNQEALVVPPRNERKKSCCSILLVLLFLGVVAVAIFFGIRSKHYMEQYEELRTHCSGATLRLDLPPYNHDSYYSTTDEDNIQWQEISISLESCLVGELEVEASEDGVIAEAEDLFNPTCVKEQMLKKREYLRRFYQGTR, encoded by the exons ATGGTGGTTGAAGTTGCCATAACTAATAAAGAACCCCGCGCCGAATTACCCCTGCCCATGACAAATTCATATAACCAAGAG GCTCTTGTGGTTCCGCCACGAAACGAAAGGAAGAAATCCTGTTGCAGCATTCTGCTTGTTCTACTCTTCCTTGGGGTTGTGGCTGTTGCAATTTTCTTTGGGATCAGGAGCAAGCATTACATGGAGCAATACGAGGAGCTACGAACACATTGTTCTGGAGCGACTCTG AGACTTGATTTGCCCCCCTATAACCATGACAGCTACTACAGCACAACCGATGAAGACAACATT CAATGGCAAGAAATCTCAATTTCTCTGGAATCTTGCCTGGTGGGTGAGCTAGAGGTGGAAGCAAGCGAAGATGGTGTGATAGCTGAAGCTGAAGATCTTTTCAATCCAACCTGCGTGAAAGAGCAAATGCTTAAGAAGCGGGAATACCTTCGACGCTTCTACCAAGGTACTCGTTGA